In Naumovozyma dairenensis CBS 421 chromosome 2, complete genome, the following are encoded in one genomic region:
- the KRE9 gene encoding Kre9p (similar to Saccharomyces cerevisiae KRE9 (YJL174W); ancestral locus Anc_1.164), giving the protein MGNIQILNHYCLLPLLLLFSYIHIALADVNIVSPTEGAAFTSSGGSVSLKIEWMDNTAYPTLDKISFYTFSLCTGPNNNIQSIATLATQVSSDAITVDDNVYSYSFDLADTLTGNGQYFIQIYAWVNDQGSTIHYTPRFFLKSMEGATSYTFSDTVQPVPQTSIQTTTTQANDNQQGTTIDSRSFTVPYTKQTGISRFAPMQTQPKTKISSQKSWTRKFQTSAVTFYSTMRKSLQQMTTITPGWSYTITSDVNYASPALFPSDNGAGYNPSKRLTLSVRKINARK; this is encoded by the coding sequence atgggAAATATCCAGATACTAAATCATTACTGTCTTTtacctttattattattattttcatatattcatattgCATTAGCCGATGTTAATATAGTCAGTCCCACAGAAGGAGCCGCTTTCACCTCGTCAGGTGGTTCAGTATCGTTGAAAATAGAATGGATGGATAATACAGCATATCCAACATTAGATAAGATTTCATTTTATACATTCAGCCTTTGTACAGgaccaaataataatattcaatcCATTGCCACATTAGCTACACAAGTTTCATCAGATGCAATTACAGTAGATGATAATGTTTACTCATACAGTTTTGACTTGGCAGATACTTTGACAGGTAATGGGCaatatttcattcaaatttacGCATGGGTTAATGATCAAGGTTCTACAATCCATTATACCCCAAGATTTTTCTTAAAATCCATGGAAGGTGCCACATCGTATACTTTCAGCGATACTGTTCAACCGGTACCACAGACATCTATCCAAACCACTACGACACAAGCTAATGATAATCAACAAGGAACAACTATTGATTCTCGTTCATTCACCGTTCCATACACTAAACAAACAGGTATTTCTAGATTTGCTCCTATGCAAACTCAACCGAAGACTAAGATTTCCTCGCAAAAGTCATGGACAAGGAAATTTCAAACAAGTGCAGTGACATTCTATTCGACAATGAGAAAATCATTACAACAAATGACAACGATTACACCAGGTTGGTCTTATACTATCACTAGTGATGTTAATTACGCATCCCCTGCACTATTCCCATCTGATAATGGCGCTGGGTATAATCCAAGTAAAAGATTGACATTATCTGTGAGGAAGATTAATGCCAGGAAGTGA